One genomic region from Streptomyces sp. NBC_00582 encodes:
- a CDS encoding SSI family serine proteinase inhibitor, whose product MSQVTAISPLAPSRRARRRRRLEGVLALSVSLAALGALAALLPSSASAVTPLAPPPVRDEDRADQDHLVVTVRRAGGRADGVFEVWCRPGGGRHPDVSGACRAVERNTRWGRDPFAPVPSGVLCTMRYGGPATAHVSGRWAGRPVDTTYDRRNGCAIERCDRMVPLLPALSDRLPAPHLLNSPRGLRTTFPRGFPRPPGGLITAFPRPSHALPAASSQPPRGR is encoded by the coding sequence ATGTCGCAGGTCACCGCCATCTCGCCCCTCGCCCCCAGCCGCCGAGCCCGTCGCCGTCGACGGCTGGAGGGCGTCCTCGCCCTGTCCGTCTCCCTCGCCGCCCTCGGAGCCCTCGCCGCCCTTCTCCCCTCCTCCGCCTCCGCCGTCACCCCGCTCGCGCCGCCGCCCGTCCGGGACGAGGACCGGGCCGATCAGGATCACCTCGTCGTCACCGTCCGGCGCGCCGGTGGACGGGCCGACGGGGTGTTCGAGGTGTGGTGTCGTCCCGGCGGCGGCCGTCACCCGGACGTGTCGGGCGCCTGCCGGGCCGTCGAGCGGAACACCCGCTGGGGACGGGACCCCTTCGCCCCGGTGCCGAGCGGCGTCCTGTGCACCATGCGGTACGGCGGGCCGGCCACCGCCCATGTCAGCGGCCGCTGGGCCGGACGACCCGTCGACACGACGTACGACCGCCGCAACGGGTGCGCGATCGAGCGGTGTGATCGGATGGTGCCCCTGCTGCCCGCCCTTTCCGACCGTCTGCCCGCCCCCCACCTCCTGAACTCTCCCCGCGGCCTCCGCACGACCTTCCCCCGTGGCTTCCCACGGCCTCCCGGCGGCCTCATCACGGCCTTCCCACGGCCTTCCCACGCCCTCCCCGCAGCCTCATCACAGCCTCCCCGAGGGCGGTAG
- a CDS encoding long-chain fatty acid--CoA ligase has protein sequence MSPLWEDAVLSTMQDVPLLISRILTHGTKIHGSSRVTTWTGEGAPQRRTFAEIGARTAQLAHALREDLGVEGDDRVATLMWNNGEHVEAYFAIPSMGAVLHTLNLRLPAEQLVWIVNHAADKVVIANGSLLPLLAPLLPHLPTVEHVVVSGPGDRSLLADVRPQVHEYEDLLAGKPTDYDWPELDERAAASMCYTSGTTGDPKGVVYSHRSIYLHSMQVNMAQSMGLTDEDTSLVVVPQFHVNAWGLPHATFMTGVNMLMPDRFLQPGPLAEMIESEKPTHAAAVPTIWQGLLAELTVKPRDVTSLTQVTIGGSACPPSLMSAFDDLGMRVCHAWGMTETSPLGTIARPPAHAVGLPEEFAYRLTQGRFPAGVEARLTGPGGERLPWDGESAGELEVRGPWIAGAYYNGPDGEPLRPADKFSEDGWLKTGDVGTISPDGFLTLTDRAKDVIKSGGEWISSVELENALMAHPAVAEAAVVAVPDDKWGERPLATVVLKEGATADFDTLRAFLAEEGKIAKWQLPERWTIIEAVPKTSVGKFDKKVLRRQYAEGALDITRL, from the coding sequence ATGTCGCCGCTCTGGGAGGACGCCGTGCTGAGCACCATGCAGGACGTACCGCTGCTGATCTCGAGGATCCTGACCCACGGGACGAAGATCCACGGCTCGTCGCGGGTGACCACCTGGACGGGCGAGGGCGCCCCGCAGCGCCGCACCTTCGCCGAGATCGGCGCCCGCACCGCCCAGCTGGCCCACGCCCTGCGCGAGGACCTCGGCGTCGAGGGCGACGACCGGGTCGCGACCCTCATGTGGAACAACGGCGAGCACGTCGAGGCGTACTTCGCGATCCCCTCCATGGGCGCGGTCCTGCACACCCTCAACCTGCGTCTCCCGGCCGAACAGCTCGTCTGGATCGTCAACCACGCGGCGGACAAGGTCGTCATCGCCAACGGCTCCCTGCTGCCCCTGCTGGCCCCGCTGCTCCCGCACCTGCCGACGGTCGAGCACGTGGTCGTCTCCGGCCCCGGCGACCGCTCCCTCCTCGCGGACGTCCGCCCCCAGGTCCACGAGTACGAGGACCTCCTCGCCGGGAAGCCCACCGACTACGACTGGCCCGAGCTGGACGAGCGCGCCGCCGCCTCCATGTGCTACACCTCCGGCACCACCGGCGACCCCAAGGGCGTCGTCTACAGCCACCGCTCGATCTACCTGCACTCCATGCAGGTCAACATGGCCCAGTCGATGGGCCTGACCGACGAGGACACCTCGCTCGTCGTGGTCCCCCAGTTCCACGTGAACGCCTGGGGCCTGCCGCACGCCACCTTCATGACCGGCGTCAACATGCTGATGCCGGACCGCTTCCTGCAGCCCGGCCCGCTCGCCGAGATGATCGAGAGCGAGAAGCCGACCCACGCGGCCGCCGTCCCCACCATCTGGCAGGGCCTGCTCGCCGAACTCACCGTCAAGCCGCGGGACGTCACCTCCCTCACCCAGGTGACCATCGGCGGCTCGGCCTGTCCGCCCTCCCTGATGTCGGCCTTCGACGACCTCGGCATGCGGGTCTGCCACGCCTGGGGCATGACGGAGACCTCCCCGCTCGGCACCATCGCCCGTCCGCCGGCCCATGCCGTCGGTCTGCCGGAGGAGTTCGCCTACCGCCTCACCCAGGGCCGCTTCCCGGCCGGCGTCGAGGCCCGCCTGACCGGCCCCGGCGGCGAACGCCTCCCCTGGGACGGCGAGTCGGCCGGCGAGCTGGAGGTGCGCGGCCCCTGGATCGCGGGCGCCTACTACAACGGCCCCGACGGCGAACCCCTGCGGCCCGCCGACAAGTTCAGTGAGGACGGCTGGCTGAAGACCGGTGACGTCGGCACGATCAGCCCCGACGGCTTCCTCACGCTCACCGACCGAGCCAAGGACGTCATCAAGTCCGGCGGCGAGTGGATCTCCTCGGTGGAGCTGGAGAACGCGCTGATGGCGCATCCGGCCGTCGCCGAGGCGGCCGTCGTCGCCGTCCCCGACGACAAGTGGGGCGAGCGCCCCCTGGCCACCGTCGTCCTCAAGGAGGGCGCCACCGCCGACTTCGACACCCTGCGCGCCTTCCTCGCCGAGGAGGGGAAGATCGCCAAGTGGCAGCTCCCGGAGCGCTGGACGATCATCGAGGCGGTCCCGAAGACGAGCGTCGGCAAGTTCGACAAGAAGGTGCTGCGCCGGCAGTACGCCGAGGGCGCCCTGGACATCACCCGGCTCTGA
- a CDS encoding MFS transporter, which yields MPSAATVPQRTGRAPAPTRRRGDLLLVLIALCTAVTAANIYVAAPLLPLIAHDFGSAPSGVAWIASVAQFGYAAGLLFFAPLGDRVNRRRLVAVLSLVTAAALTAGAAATGTAGLAAAVLVASAATVVPQLLVPLVAARAPAHHRARHVAAVIAGLFTGIVAARVLGGLAGQAFGWRAVFVGAAVLTAALGLLTSAALPAEPRRPTEGGLLTGLRTMPGLVRRSPDLWRACVRQAGMYGAWSALWTSLALLLTGEPYRLSTATAGLFGLFGLAASVVAPLAGGLVDRFGAAKVVRNAYVLAAVSVPLFWLGGRVLPALFVAAVAIHAALVASHVANQTLALTTTSAPATANSAYVVAGFAGGATASALAGLAFDHFGWGGVVTVAGVWLVAGWSTTAVRR from the coding sequence ATGCCGTCCGCAGCCACCGTCCCGCAGCGCACCGGACGGGCCCCCGCACCCACCCGCCGCCGCGGGGACCTCCTCCTCGTCCTCATCGCGCTCTGCACGGCCGTCACCGCCGCCAACATCTACGTGGCGGCCCCGCTGCTCCCCCTCATCGCCCACGACTTCGGCTCGGCGCCCTCGGGCGTGGCGTGGATCGCCTCCGTCGCGCAGTTCGGCTACGCGGCCGGTCTGCTCTTCTTCGCCCCGCTCGGCGACCGCGTGAACCGGCGCCGCCTGGTCGCCGTCCTCTCCCTGGTCACCGCTGCGGCGTTGACCGCCGGCGCCGCCGCCACCGGTACGGCAGGACTCGCCGCCGCCGTCCTCGTCGCGTCCGCCGCGACGGTCGTCCCGCAGCTCCTGGTGCCGCTGGTGGCCGCACGCGCCCCCGCCCACCACCGGGCGCGTCATGTCGCCGCCGTCATCGCGGGACTGTTCACCGGGATCGTCGCGGCCCGGGTCCTCGGCGGACTCGCCGGGCAGGCCTTCGGCTGGCGGGCGGTGTTCGTGGGCGCGGCCGTGCTCACCGCGGCCCTCGGTCTGCTGACCTCCGCCGCTCTGCCTGCCGAACCCCGTCGCCCCACGGAGGGCGGTCTCCTCACCGGGCTGCGCACCATGCCGGGACTGGTCCGCCGCTCCCCGGACCTGTGGCGGGCCTGCGTGCGGCAGGCCGGCATGTACGGCGCGTGGAGCGCCCTGTGGACCTCGCTGGCGCTGCTGCTGACGGGGGAGCCGTACCGGCTGTCCACCGCGACGGCGGGCCTGTTCGGGCTCTTCGGGCTCGCGGCGAGCGTGGTGGCCCCGCTGGCGGGCGGTCTGGTCGACCGCTTCGGCGCCGCCAAGGTGGTCCGCAACGCCTACGTCCTGGCCGCCGTCTCCGTCCCGCTCTTCTGGCTGGGCGGCCGGGTCCTCCCGGCACTCTTCGTGGCCGCCGTCGCGATCCACGCGGCCCTGGTCGCCTCCCATGTCGCCAACCAGACCCTCGCCCTGACCACCACCTCGGCCCCGGCCACCGCCAACAGCGCCTACGTGGTCGCGGGCTTCGCCGGCGGCGCCACCGCGTCGGCCCTGGCGGGCCTCGCCTTCGACCACTTCGGCTGGGGCGGCGTGGTCACGGTGGCGGGGGTGTGGCTGGTGGCGGGGTGGAGCACGACGGCCGTACGGCGTTGA
- a CDS encoding SigE family RNA polymerase sigma factor, whose protein sequence is MTTPVCTSASHGKRRPSPYPSFASYVRARQPVLLRTARSLTANPSDAEDLLQTALTKTYVAWERIEDHRALDGYVRRALLNTRTSQWRKRKVDEYVCDELPEPEPAPGEEDQAERQALHDAMWRAIMKLPDRQRAMVVLRYYEDLSEAQTADVLGVSVGTVKSAVSRALGKLREDPELGLVR, encoded by the coding sequence ATGACCACACCCGTCTGCACCAGCGCCTCCCACGGCAAGAGGCGGCCGTCTCCGTACCCGTCCTTCGCGTCGTACGTCAGAGCCCGCCAGCCGGTGCTGCTGCGCACCGCCCGGTCGCTCACGGCCAACCCGAGCGACGCCGAGGACCTGTTGCAGACCGCGCTCACCAAGACGTACGTCGCGTGGGAGCGGATCGAGGACCACCGGGCGCTCGACGGCTACGTCCGCCGCGCCCTGCTGAACACCCGCACCTCGCAGTGGCGCAAGCGCAAGGTCGACGAGTACGTCTGCGACGAGCTGCCCGAGCCGGAGCCCGCGCCCGGCGAGGAGGACCAGGCCGAGCGGCAGGCGCTGCACGACGCCATGTGGCGGGCGATCATGAAGCTGCCGGACCGGCAGCGGGCGATGGTGGTCCTGCGGTACTACGAGGACCTCAGCGAGGCCCAGACGGCCGACGTCCTCGGGGTCTCGGTGGGCACGGTGAAGTCGGCGGTGTCCCGGGCCCTCGGCAAGCTCCGCGAGGACCCTGAACTGGGGCTTGTGCGCTAG
- a CDS encoding response regulator: MSSRPSRGAARLAAILDALPDALVLVNANGTVVNANTIALEAFETPGTALVGRGLLDLLPQFDSKLIPGSMRRPDHMDPRGRTKPTRMIARRTDGTEFPVEVTSANLENGQQAYDGYGYSGDELLMLVVRDLTGTVDTEAELARSQRQTEMILRAASEGVVGTDTDGRIVLVNPAAAQILGYRASDLGGKELHTLVVHSRADGSPFPYDESPLADTLRSGRKHRVRGQVLWSKGGEKVSVDLTTAPVRDGDQLVGAVMTFTDRRPYDDLAAEKEDVEKRHADELERLSEEHASDLTALRQRHVTELEELREQHAEDIADAEERYAALGEREKDRYDALAGRYDQLLTLLAISLRGPLDELRRELAALAADDAGQLWPEANQVLHHLSAGYSRITTLIDNVLGYQRLDAGGEVIARTKVMLDAVVAAGVDGAVELIGPGRVQFAVHAPPIEAEVDARLLATALAHLVADVAGVDATGNAPVSAGGYMDNTVVVAAAQRGEVVRIEVRGPYSGGDPVHEPIVRGIVRAHGGVLQTHEVPGMSGSAYVLEVPLGGGAGAVAPPAPAALPAALPAVQSAPDDGEPPAEQAHEQVHGRRRARRSSVDAFLDGDVPGSAEGAEGENAPPTGRRRRRGPAANETPGELPEAAEDHSGGSGRRRGRPAEDGGAGAGVAEGAVVTAAESAAGTAAVGTGLGGTVPPQGVPAPPGGRRARRADEGQQNALPAALPAVAGAPDEDAEPTGRRRRALAAASERAAAQEAGPRTVFALPPAEADRVPDGAAVPAQGQEAGPVPVPVPDPMTVPDPMTVPVAGQAPVPGQVPVPGQVPVAGQAPVPGQAPVPGQVPVPGQAPVPGQVPVPGQVPVPGQVPVPGQAPVPGQVPVPGQVPVPGQAPVPGQVPVPGQAPVAQIPAQGSSEDALIDHGRHDAVGPDQADDHTPPQPHPTAAPTGRRRRAIGQPAEAAGLAEAGGVPVRATVPPQEGAGQPLPAQAPSRAAAAAAPAPGRPLPAEAAPGTAPAASAATGAPIGAATGAAPAQPRIPTPPTATPSTGTPLPPEAPVPPVAPVAQPLPAEAAALPLDPNSTQGRAISVRTLGQGVPFTRQAAQVQQAQPAAQATATPAPHAPGGSGRRRKLGTPPDPASRPEQTARPHPSAEQPVAGQAPLPAQPSLAGQPPATPQPSLSQPSLSQPSLAQPSLAGQARLVPGATDGAGRSYAIGAPDENAAEGPEPLDGPGGAVEVADPPRPMPMDDELPPEPLDNPRRLLVWPAPDVSTQQALSDRGYRPVIVHSREEVDAQIAAFPAALFVDPLTGPITRTALQSLRQAAVAAEVPVLVTAGLGQATREAAYGADPAVLLKALAPRDSEQHPPRVLLIEEHAEIALALTATLERRGMQVARAASDADAVTLAGQLRPNLVVMDLMQVHRRQAGFAGIIDWLRVNGQLNRTPLVVYTAAVDQADLPRLASGETVLFLAERSTSPEVQVRIVDLLSRIGVN, translated from the coding sequence GTGAGCAGCAGGCCATCCCGAGGCGCTGCTCGCCTCGCAGCCATACTCGACGCGCTTCCCGACGCGTTGGTGCTCGTCAACGCAAACGGGACAGTCGTCAACGCGAACACCATCGCGCTCGAGGCCTTCGAGACGCCTGGTACGGCTCTGGTGGGGCGGGGGCTGCTCGATCTGCTTCCGCAGTTCGACTCCAAGCTGATCCCGGGGTCCATGCGGCGGCCCGATCACATGGACCCGCGCGGGCGGACCAAGCCCACCCGGATGATCGCCCGGCGGACCGACGGGACGGAGTTCCCGGTCGAGGTCACCAGCGCCAACCTGGAGAACGGGCAGCAGGCCTACGACGGCTACGGCTACAGCGGCGACGAGCTGCTGATGCTCGTCGTACGGGATCTGACCGGGACCGTGGACACCGAGGCCGAGCTGGCGCGGTCGCAGCGGCAGACCGAGATGATCCTGCGGGCCGCGTCGGAGGGGGTCGTCGGCACCGACACCGACGGGCGGATCGTGCTCGTCAACCCGGCCGCCGCGCAGATCCTCGGGTACCGGGCCAGCGATCTCGGCGGCAAGGAGCTGCACACCCTCGTCGTGCACTCGCGCGCCGACGGCTCGCCCTTCCCGTACGACGAGTCGCCGCTCGCCGACACCCTGCGCTCCGGGCGCAAGCACCGGGTGCGCGGGCAGGTGCTGTGGTCCAAGGGCGGGGAGAAGGTGTCCGTCGACCTGACCACCGCCCCCGTGCGCGACGGCGACCAGCTCGTCGGCGCCGTGATGACGTTCACGGACCGGCGGCCGTACGACGACCTCGCCGCGGAGAAGGAGGACGTCGAGAAGCGGCACGCGGACGAACTGGAGCGGCTCTCCGAGGAGCACGCCTCCGATCTCACCGCGCTCCGCCAGCGGCACGTCACCGAGCTGGAGGAGCTGCGCGAGCAGCACGCGGAGGACATCGCCGACGCCGAGGAGCGCTACGCGGCCCTCGGCGAGCGGGAGAAGGACCGGTACGACGCCCTCGCCGGGCGGTACGACCAACTGCTCACCCTCCTCGCGATCTCCCTGCGCGGGCCCCTCGACGAACTGCGCCGTGAGCTGGCCGCGCTCGCCGCCGACGACGCCGGGCAGCTCTGGCCCGAGGCCAACCAGGTCCTGCACCACCTGTCCGCCGGTTACTCGCGCATCACCACCCTCATCGACAACGTCCTCGGCTACCAGCGCCTCGACGCGGGCGGCGAGGTGATCGCCCGTACGAAGGTGATGCTGGACGCGGTCGTCGCCGCCGGTGTCGACGGGGCCGTCGAGCTCATCGGGCCCGGACGGGTGCAGTTCGCCGTGCACGCGCCGCCCATCGAGGCGGAGGTCGACGCCCGGCTCCTCGCGACCGCGCTCGCCCATCTCGTCGCCGATGTCGCGGGTGTCGACGCCACCGGCAACGCGCCCGTCTCGGCGGGCGGTTACATGGACAACACGGTCGTCGTCGCGGCCGCCCAGCGGGGCGAGGTCGTACGGATCGAGGTGCGCGGGCCGTACTCCGGGGGCGACCCGGTGCACGAGCCGATCGTGCGCGGGATCGTGCGCGCCCACGGCGGCGTCCTGCAGACGCACGAGGTGCCGGGCATGAGCGGCAGTGCCTACGTCCTCGAGGTCCCCCTCGGGGGCGGGGCGGGGGCCGTCGCCCCTCCGGCGCCCGCGGCGCTGCCCGCCGCACTGCCCGCGGTCCAGAGCGCCCCCGACGACGGCGAGCCGCCCGCCGAGCAGGCTCATGAGCAGGTGCATGGGCGCCGCCGCGCCCGCAGGTCCTCCGTGGACGCCTTCCTGGACGGCGACGTCCCTGGCTCGGCCGAGGGCGCCGAAGGGGAGAACGCGCCGCCCACCGGACGCCGACGCCGGCGTGGTCCGGCCGCCAACGAGACGCCCGGTGAGCTGCCGGAGGCGGCCGAGGACCACTCCGGCGGTTCCGGGCGGCGGCGAGGGCGTCCCGCCGAGGACGGCGGAGCCGGTGCGGGTGTGGCGGAGGGTGCGGTCGTGACCGCCGCCGAGAGCGCGGCCGGTACCGCCGCCGTGGGCACGGGACTGGGCGGGACCGTTCCGCCGCAGGGCGTGCCCGCGCCGCCCGGCGGACGACGGGCGCGGCGCGCCGACGAAGGACAGCAGAACGCCCTGCCGGCCGCCCTGCCCGCGGTCGCCGGTGCACCGGACGAGGACGCCGAGCCGACCGGGCGCAGGCGGCGTGCCCTCGCCGCGGCGTCCGAGCGCGCCGCCGCGCAGGAGGCTGGGCCGCGTACGGTGTTCGCCCTGCCGCCGGCCGAGGCGGACCGGGTGCCCGACGGCGCGGCCGTGCCCGCTCAAGGACAGGAGGCCGGGCCGGTTCCGGTTCCGGTTCCTGATCCCATGACGGTTCCTGATCCCATGACGGTGCCGGTGGCCGGTCAGGCTCCCGTGCCCGGTCAGGTTCCCGTGCCCGGTCAGGTCCCGGTGGCCGGTCAGGCTCCCGTGCCCGGTCAGGCTCCGGTGCCCGGTCAAGTTCCGGTGCCCGGTCAGGCTCCCGTGCCCGGTCAAGTTCCGGTGCCCGGTCAGGTTCCCGTGCCCGGTCAGGTCCCGGTGCCCGGTCAGGCTCCGGTGCCCGGTCAGGTTCCCGTGCCCGGTCAAGTTCCGGTGCCCGGTCAGGCTCCCGTGCCCGGTCAGGTTCCCGTGCCCGGTCAGGCTCCGGTGGCCCAGATTCCCGCCCAGGGCTCCTCCGAGGACGCCCTCATCGACCACGGCCGCCATGACGCCGTAGGACCCGACCAGGCCGACGATCACACTCCGCCGCAGCCGCACCCCACGGCCGCGCCCACAGGTCGCCGTCGTCGTGCCATCGGACAACCCGCGGAAGCGGCGGGTCTCGCGGAAGCGGGGGGTGTTCCGGTCCGGGCCACGGTTCCTCCGCAGGAGGGTGCCGGGCAGCCCCTCCCCGCCCAGGCTCCCTCCCGGGCAGCGGCCGCCGCGGCCCCGGCACCGGGCCGGCCGCTCCCCGCCGAAGCCGCCCCCGGCACCGCCCCGGCGGCTTCCGCCGCGACCGGCGCACCGATCGGAGCAGCCACCGGAGCGGCCCCCGCGCAGCCCCGGATCCCCACCCCGCCGACCGCGACCCCCAGCACGGGGACCCCGCTCCCGCCCGAGGCCCCCGTGCCCCCGGTCGCGCCCGTGGCGCAGCCGCTGCCCGCCGAGGCGGCGGCGCTGCCCCTGGACCCGAACTCGACGCAGGGCCGGGCGATCAGTGTGCGGACGCTGGGGCAGGGCGTCCCCTTCACCCGGCAGGCCGCCCAGGTGCAGCAGGCGCAGCCCGCCGCGCAGGCCACGGCCACTCCCGCCCCGCACGCGCCGGGCGGTTCCGGGCGGCGCCGCAAGCTGGGCACCCCGCCGGACCCGGCCTCCCGTCCGGAGCAGACGGCGCGTCCGCATCCGTCGGCCGAGCAGCCCGTCGCGGGCCAGGCGCCCCTGCCCGCGCAGCCCTCGCTCGCGGGACAACCGCCGGCCACCCCGCAGCCCTCGCTGTCCCAGCCGTCTCTGTCCCAGCCGTCTCTGGCTCAGCCCTCCCTGGCCGGTCAGGCGCGGCTCGTGCCCGGGGCGACCGACGGGGCGGGACGGTCGTACGCCATAGGGGCCCCGGACGAGAACGCCGCCGAGGGCCCGGAGCCGCTGGACGGTCCCGGTGGGGCCGTCGAGGTCGCGGATCCGCCGCGGCCGATGCCGATGGACGACGAGCTGCCGCCGGAGCCGCTGGACAACCCGCGCCGGCTGCTGGTGTGGCCCGCGCCGGACGTCTCCACCCAGCAGGCGCTGAGCGACCGCGGCTACCGGCCGGTGATCGTGCACTCGCGCGAGGAGGTCGACGCGCAGATCGCCGCGTTCCCGGCCGCGCTGTTCGTGGACCCCCTGACCGGGCCGATCACGCGTACCGCGCTGCAGTCGCTGCGGCAGGCGGCCGTGGCCGCGGAGGTCCCGGTCCTGGTCACGGCCGGGCTGGGGCAGGCGACGCGGGAGGCGGCGTACGGCGCCGATCCCGCCGTCCTGCTGAAGGCGCTCGCGCCGCGGGACAGTGAGCAGCACCCGCCGCGGGTACTGCTCATCGAGGAGCACGCGGAGATCGCGCTGGCGCTGACCGCGACGCTGGAGCGGCGCGGGATGCAGGTGGCGCGGGCGGCGAGTGACGCGGACGCCGTGACGCTCGCGGGCCAGCTCCGGCCGAACCTCGTGGTGATGGACCTGATGCAGGTGCATCGGCGGCAGGCCGGATTCGCCGGGATCATCGACTGGCTGCGGGTGAACGGCCAGCTCAACCGCACCCCGCTGGTCGTCTACACCGCCGCGGTTGACCAGGCGGACCTGCCCCGGCTGGCGTCGGGGGAGACGGTGCTGTTCCTGGCCGAGCGGTCGACCAGCCCCGAGGTGCAGGTCAGGATCGTGGACCTGCTGTCCCGTATCGGCGTCAACTGA
- a CDS encoding GNAT family N-acetyltransferase: protein MTSSDTPPHTPQPPRAPLVPPDFDVPAPPATDTFRLEPLGPQHNAADHAAWTSSIAHIRATPGFVGRSWPPPEGMTPEANLEDLRRHAEDFTDRTGFTYTVLSLPDEDVIGCVYIYGSRDTPGVTDVRSWVRADHASLDPELHRVVSTWLHHEWPFAHVAYAPR, encoded by the coding sequence GTGACGTCATCCGACACCCCGCCGCACACCCCGCAGCCCCCTCGTGCGCCCCTCGTCCCCCCGGACTTCGACGTACCGGCCCCGCCCGCCACGGACACGTTCCGGCTGGAGCCCCTCGGCCCGCAGCACAACGCCGCCGACCACGCGGCCTGGACCTCCAGCATCGCCCACATCCGTGCGACCCCCGGCTTCGTCGGCCGCTCCTGGCCACCGCCGGAAGGCATGACCCCGGAGGCCAACCTCGAAGACCTGCGCCGACACGCAGAGGACTTCACCGACCGGACCGGCTTCACCTACACCGTCCTGTCACTCCCGGACGAGGACGTGATCGGCTGCGTCTACATCTACGGCTCCCGTGACACCCCAGGCGTCACCGACGTCCGCTCCTGGGTCAGAGCCGACCACGCCTCCCTCGACCCCGAACTCCACCGGGTCGTCAGCACCTGGCTGCACCACGAGTGGCCGTTCGCGCACGTGGCCTACGCACCCCGCTGA
- a CDS encoding bestrophin-like domain, with protein MNWLTSLPAVALVVGGLFFALLATAVARVGVRALVPAGERDHVPQIAMPLMSSLGAAFAIFAALSLASEAGYLRAAEALVSDEAAASSRLAWAATSPRVQSEPIHQALLNYLRTTRAREWEGAAAASGDDAATARAIARLERTVRTEAARPEVGTTTGTELVVSLDGVTSSRRARIAAASRDVPVLYVITLVVSGLALIVNAGALVFRSSLRTSLLVVGLGSVVGLSLALLLALTAAWSGPFIVSGHPLDAIVTDLRSGFFNSGP; from the coding sequence GTGAACTGGCTGACTTCGCTGCCGGCGGTGGCGCTGGTCGTGGGCGGACTCTTCTTCGCCCTCCTGGCCACGGCGGTGGCACGGGTCGGCGTCCGCGCCCTCGTACCGGCCGGGGAACGGGACCATGTGCCCCAGATCGCCATGCCCCTGATGTCCTCACTCGGCGCCGCCTTCGCGATCTTCGCGGCACTCTCACTGGCCAGCGAGGCCGGCTACCTGCGCGCGGCGGAGGCGCTGGTGAGCGACGAGGCAGCCGCGTCCTCCCGTCTGGCCTGGGCGGCGACCAGTCCACGGGTCCAGTCGGAGCCGATCCATCAGGCACTGCTGAACTACCTGCGGACCACGCGCGCCAGGGAATGGGAGGGCGCGGCGGCGGCGTCCGGCGACGACGCGGCCACCGCTCGCGCGATCGCACGGCTGGAGCGGACCGTGCGCACCGAGGCGGCCCGCCCCGAGGTCGGCACCACGACCGGCACGGAGCTGGTGGTCTCCCTGGACGGCGTCACCAGCAGCCGTCGCGCCCGCATCGCCGCCGCCTCCCGCGACGTTCCGGTCCTCTACGTCATCACGCTCGTGGTCAGCGGACTGGCCCTGATCGTGAACGCCGGCGCCCTGGTCTTCCGCAGCAGCCTGCGCACGTCCCTGCTGGTCGTGGGCCTCGGAAGCGTGGTCGGCCTGAGCCTGGCACTGCTCTTGGCCCTCACCGCGGCCTGGAGCGGACCGTTCATCGTCAGCGGACATCCCCTCGACGCCATCGTCACAGACCTGAGGTCCGGCTTCTTCAACAGCGGGCCGTAG
- a CDS encoding TetR family transcriptional regulator, translating to MATTRDPEATRARIFDAAVTEFARYGIAGARIDRIAAEAKANKQLIYAYFGNKAELFTQVLQKTMLDLAVSVPVDADDLEGWIDRVMDYHAAHPEVLRLLFWEGMEYGVTELPDEAERQAHYREKISVVQDGQDRGVISDAIPAADLLFLLIALANWTAVVPQMRRIVVGGEDDDRERLRASVKEAVRRVIRP from the coding sequence ATGGCAACCACCCGGGACCCCGAAGCCACCAGAGCGCGGATCTTCGATGCCGCCGTCACCGAGTTCGCGCGCTACGGCATCGCGGGCGCCCGTATCGACCGCATCGCCGCCGAGGCCAAGGCGAACAAGCAGCTCATCTACGCCTACTTCGGCAACAAGGCGGAGCTGTTCACCCAGGTGCTGCAGAAGACCATGCTCGACCTCGCGGTCTCCGTCCCCGTCGACGCGGACGACCTCGAGGGCTGGATCGACCGCGTGATGGACTACCACGCCGCCCACCCCGAGGTGCTGCGCCTGCTCTTCTGGGAGGGCATGGAGTACGGCGTCACCGAGCTCCCCGACGAGGCCGAGCGCCAGGCGCACTACCGCGAGAAGATCTCCGTCGTCCAGGACGGCCAGGACCGGGGTGTCATCAGCGACGCGATCCCCGCCGCCGACCTGCTCTTCCTGCTCATCGCCCTGGCCAACTGGACGGCCGTCGTCCCCCAGATGCGCCGGATCGTGGTGGGCGGCGAGGACGACGACCGCGAACGCCTGCGCGCCTCCGTCAAGGAGGCGGTACGCAGGGTGATCAGGCCCTGA